The Prosthecobacter fusiformis sequence CATCATTAAGGATGAGGACTTCCGACGTGTGGATGTGGAAGCCACGCAAACGGTGGACATCATTAATTTTGTGGCTCTGGAAGAAGTAAATCCCCTGCTCTTCTACAAACCCTATCATCTTGAAGTCGCCAAAGGCGGCGGTAAAGCATACATTTTGTTACGCGATGCGTTGGAGAAAAGCGGGAAGATCGCCATTGCCCGCGTCGTGATCAAGACACGCCAGCATCTCGCTGCCATCAAGCCGCAGGGTAAAAATTTGGTTCTCGAGCTGATGCATTTTCCCGATGAACTGCGGGACATGTCCGAGCTCAAAGCCCCGGAAGGAAGTGCTCCGGCCAAGGCCGAAATTAACATGGCTCAAAAGCTCATCGAAAGCATGACCACGCCCTGGAATCCAGAGGAATACAAAGATGAATATCGTGAAGCACTGGAAGAGATGATTGAGGACAAGGTGGCCAATGGTGACTCCAAGCCTGTCAAAGCCGCCAAGACCAAGCGTCCCACCAACGTCATCGATCTGGTTGCCGTGCTCCAGGAAAGCCTGAAAAAATCGGGTTCACGTCCAGCCTCGACATCGAGCACCAAGACGGAAAAGAAGCCCGCCGCGAAATCCACACGTACAACCAAGTCTTCATCCACAGCCAAAGCCGCTAAAAAA is a genomic window containing:
- a CDS encoding Ku protein, with translation MRAIWKGTISFGLVSIPVSLYPAIRREDLHFRLLRGADHSVVNYKRVAENDGKEVPWDKIVKGYEYEKGKFVIIKDEDFRRVDVEATQTVDIINFVALEEVNPLLFYKPYHLEVAKGGGKAYILLRDALEKSGKIAIARVVIKTRQHLAAIKPQGKNLVLELMHFPDELRDMSELKAPEGSAPAKAEINMAQKLIESMTTPWNPEEYKDEYREALEEMIEDKVANGDSKPVKAAKTKRPTNVIDLVAVLQESLKKSGSRPASTSSTKTEKKPAAKSTRTTKSSSTAKAAKKSAPAKKSKSRRKAA